The Pseudomonas triclosanedens genome has a window encoding:
- a CDS encoding MdtA/MuxA family multidrug efflux RND transporter periplasmic adaptor subunit: MTPSNGTPSKLRTLRPWLLTAIIFAGVVGLIMWLHSTSTGTPAAQGGRGGRPSPGQMAAGQGTAVTVSVAPTVRGDLPVHYHALGTVTAYNTVNVRARVSGQLVKVPFQEGQEVKAGDVLAVIDPRPFQAALDQAQGTLQQNQAQLKNAQIDLARYKGLYAEDSIAKQTLDTQEALVRQYEGTLKTNQGQVSDARLNLEFTQVRAPISGRVGLRQVDVGNLVTSGDTTPLVVITQVKPISVVFSLPQQQLGTIARELYSGKPVPVQALDRNQNQILANGVLKTLDNQIDTTTGTVKLKAGFENDDHKLFPNQFVNVRLLAEMLPGVLTIPANAVQRGNDGTYVYMVGEENKARRQLVTLGTSEGERVVVTEGLKEGDRVVVEGTDRLRDGMRMNIVESDEKARAAASEQGDKASAKPFGSDNPVRDSGKSE; encoded by the coding sequence ATGACCCCTAGCAACGGAACGCCCTCGAAACTTCGCACCCTGCGCCCCTGGCTTCTCACCGCGATCATTTTCGCCGGCGTGGTGGGGCTGATCATGTGGCTGCATTCGACGTCCACGGGCACGCCGGCGGCCCAGGGCGGTCGCGGCGGGCGACCGAGTCCGGGGCAGATGGCGGCGGGGCAGGGCACGGCGGTGACCGTCAGTGTCGCGCCGACGGTGAGGGGCGACCTGCCGGTGCACTATCACGCGCTGGGTACCGTCACGGCCTACAACACGGTGAATGTCCGCGCGCGGGTCAGCGGCCAACTGGTCAAGGTGCCGTTCCAGGAAGGCCAGGAAGTGAAGGCCGGCGATGTGCTGGCGGTGATCGATCCGCGCCCGTTCCAGGCCGCGCTGGACCAGGCCCAGGGCACGTTGCAGCAGAATCAGGCGCAACTGAAGAACGCGCAGATCGATCTGGCACGTTACAAGGGCCTGTATGCCGAAGATTCCATCGCCAAGCAGACCCTCGACACCCAGGAAGCGCTGGTGCGCCAGTACGAAGGTACCCTGAAGACCAACCAGGGCCAGGTCAGCGACGCCAGGCTCAACCTCGAATTCACCCAGGTGCGCGCGCCGATTTCCGGGCGTGTCGGCCTGCGCCAGGTGGACGTCGGCAACCTGGTCACCTCCGGCGACACCACGCCGCTGGTGGTGATCACCCAGGTCAAGCCGATCTCCGTGGTGTTCAGCCTGCCGCAGCAGCAACTCGGCACCATCGCCCGCGAACTGTATAGCGGCAAGCCGGTACCGGTGCAGGCACTGGACCGCAACCAGAACCAGATCCTGGCCAACGGCGTGCTGAAGACGCTGGACAACCAGATCGACACCACGACCGGTACGGTCAAGCTCAAGGCCGGTTTCGAGAACGACGATCACAAGCTGTTCCCCAACCAGTTCGTCAACGTGCGCCTGCTCGCCGAGATGCTGCCCGGCGTGCTGACCATTCCGGCCAACGCCGTGCAACGTGGCAACGATGGCACCTATGTGTACATGGTCGGCGAGGAGAACAAGGCCAGGCGCCAACTGGTGACCCTGGGCACCAGCGAGGGTGAGCGCGTGGTAGTCACCGAGGGCCTGAAGGAGGGCGACCGCGTGGTCGTCGAGGGCACCGACCGACTGCGCGACGGCATGCGCATGAATATCGTCGAGTCCGACGAGAAGGCCCGCGCGGCTGCCAGCGAGCAGGGCGACAAGGCTTCGGCCAAGCCGTTCGGCTCCGACAACCCGGTCCGGGACAGCGGTAAGAGCGAATGA
- a CDS encoding multidrug efflux RND transporter permease subunit codes for MNISRPFILRPVATSLLTLALMLAGILSFGLLPVAPLPNVDFPTIMVQASLPGASPETMASTVATPLERSLGRIAGVTDMTSSSSLGNTTIIVQFDLSKDIDGAAREVQSAINAAMSLLPTGMPNNPTYRKANPSDMPIMILTLTSDTYSRGQMYDLASTIVSPKLAQVKGVGQVSIGGSSLPAVRVDVNPDQLSHYGISLDDVRTAIANTNSDGPKGALEFGERHWQVDANDQLRKASEYAPLIVHYNAETGAAVRLKDVARVSDSVEDVRNAGFSDNLPAVLLIITRQPGANIIEATDAIHEQLPIIQEVLGPQVKLSVMDDRSPSIRSSLEEAELTLIISVVLVILVVYLFLRNGRATLIPSLAVPVSLVGTFAVMYLAGFSLNNLSLMALIIATGFVVDDAIVVVENIARRIEEGDPPIKAAIRGAREVSFTVLSMTLSLVAVFIPLLLMGGITGRLFREFSVTLAAAILVSLVVSLTLTPMLCARLLKPVERGPKKASVGRQSNRYFVAFMQRYRASLSWALEHSRLMVVILFGCIALNFYLFVVVPKGFLPQQDSGRLRGFAVADQSISFQALDQKMAEFRNILSQDPGVENVVGFVGGGKWQSSNTGSFFVTLKDIGERDSADVIVNRLRKQLAKIPGATLYLQAGQDVRIGGRQSNAQYEFTLRSDDLVLLRDWAPRVEAVLNKIPLLTDVNSDAQDKGVQSRLVIDRDRAASLGVNVADVDSVLNNSYGQRQVSTIFNPLNQYHVVMEVDQPYQESPEELRQVYVIGSDGQRVPLSAFTHVEPSRAPLTVNHQGQFAATTFSFNLAPGALIGPARDAVMAALEPLHLPMEIQATFEGNAGAVQDTQNDMPWLILLALVAVYIVLGILYESYVHPLTILSTLPSAGVGAMLTLMLFRTELSLIALIGVILLIGIVKKNAIMMIDFALDAERTLGLSPRDAILEACMKRFRPIMMTTLAAILGALPLIFGIGGDAALRRPLGMTIVGGLIGSQLLTLYTTPVVYLYLDRLRHWVNQKRGVRTDGALETPV; via the coding sequence ATGAATATCTCCCGCCCGTTCATCCTGCGTCCGGTCGCTACCAGCCTGCTGACCCTGGCGCTGATGCTCGCCGGCATCCTCTCGTTCGGTCTGCTGCCGGTGGCGCCGCTGCCCAACGTGGATTTCCCCACCATCATGGTGCAGGCCTCGCTGCCCGGCGCCAGCCCGGAGACGATGGCGTCCACGGTGGCTACGCCGCTGGAACGCTCGCTCGGACGCATTGCCGGGGTCACCGACATGACCTCCAGCAGTTCGCTGGGCAACACCACCATCATCGTGCAGTTCGACCTGTCCAAGGACATCGACGGCGCGGCGCGCGAAGTGCAATCGGCAATCAACGCGGCGATGAGCCTGCTGCCCACCGGCATGCCGAACAACCCGACGTACCGCAAGGCGAACCCGTCGGACATGCCGATCATGATCCTCACCCTGACCTCGGATACCTATTCCCGCGGGCAGATGTACGACCTGGCCTCGACCATCGTGTCGCCCAAGCTGGCCCAGGTGAAGGGCGTGGGGCAGGTGAGCATCGGCGGTTCCTCGCTGCCGGCGGTGCGGGTCGATGTCAATCCGGACCAGCTCAGCCACTACGGTATCTCCCTGGACGATGTCCGCACCGCCATCGCCAACACCAACTCCGACGGCCCGAAGGGCGCGCTGGAGTTCGGCGAGCGGCACTGGCAGGTGGACGCCAACGACCAGTTGCGCAAGGCCAGCGAGTACGCGCCGCTGATCGTCCACTACAACGCCGAGACCGGCGCGGCGGTACGCCTGAAGGATGTGGCGCGGGTCAGCGACTCGGTGGAAGACGTGCGCAACGCCGGCTTCTCCGACAACCTTCCGGCGGTGCTGCTGATCATCACCCGCCAGCCGGGCGCCAATATCATCGAGGCCACCGACGCCATCCACGAGCAGTTGCCGATCATCCAGGAGGTGCTCGGCCCGCAGGTGAAGCTGTCGGTGATGGACGACCGCAGCCCGTCGATCCGCTCCTCGCTGGAGGAAGCCGAGCTGACCCTGATCATTTCCGTGGTGCTGGTGATCCTGGTGGTCTACCTGTTCCTGCGTAATGGCCGCGCCACGCTGATCCCCAGCCTGGCGGTGCCGGTATCGCTGGTGGGCACCTTCGCGGTCATGTACCTGGCCGGCTTCTCGCTGAACAACCTGTCGCTGATGGCGCTGATCATCGCCACTGGCTTCGTGGTGGACGACGCCATCGTGGTGGTGGAGAACATCGCCCGGCGCATCGAGGAGGGCGACCCGCCGATCAAGGCGGCGATCCGTGGCGCGCGGGAAGTGAGTTTCACCGTGCTGTCGATGACCCTGTCGCTGGTGGCGGTGTTCATTCCGCTGCTGCTGATGGGGGGCATCACCGGACGGCTGTTCCGCGAGTTCTCGGTAACCCTGGCGGCGGCGATCCTGGTGTCGCTGGTGGTGTCGCTGACGCTGACGCCGATGCTCTGCGCACGCCTGCTCAAACCGGTCGAGCGGGGGCCGAAGAAGGCCTCGGTGGGGCGCCAGAGCAACCGCTACTTCGTCGCCTTCATGCAGCGCTACCGCGCCAGCCTGAGCTGGGCGCTGGAGCATTCGCGGCTGATGGTGGTGATCCTGTTCGGTTGCATCGCGCTGAACTTCTACCTGTTCGTGGTGGTGCCCAAGGGCTTCCTGCCACAACAGGATTCCGGGCGGCTGCGCGGTTTCGCGGTGGCCGACCAGAGCATCTCGTTCCAGGCCCTGGACCAGAAGATGGCGGAGTTCCGCAACATCCTCTCCCAGGATCCGGGGGTGGAGAACGTGGTGGGCTTCGTCGGTGGCGGCAAGTGGCAGTCGAGCAACACCGGCTCCTTCTTCGTCACCCTGAAGGACATCGGCGAGCGCGACTCGGCGGATGTCATCGTCAACCGCCTGCGCAAGCAACTGGCGAAGATTCCCGGCGCCACGCTGTACCTGCAGGCAGGCCAGGACGTGCGCATCGGCGGCCGGCAGAGCAACGCCCAGTACGAGTTCACCCTGCGCAGCGATGACCTGGTCCTGCTGCGCGACTGGGCGCCCAGGGTCGAGGCGGTGCTGAACAAGATTCCGCTGCTGACCGACGTGAACAGCGATGCCCAGGACAAGGGCGTGCAGAGCCGCCTGGTGATCGACCGCGACCGCGCGGCCAGCCTCGGCGTGAACGTCGCCGACGTGGATTCGGTGCTGAACAATTCCTATGGCCAGCGCCAGGTATCGACCATTTTCAACCCGCTGAACCAGTACCACGTGGTGATGGAGGTGGACCAGCCCTACCAGGAATCGCCGGAGGAGCTGCGCCAGGTCTACGTCATCGGCAGCGACGGCCAGCGCGTGCCGCTGTCGGCGTTCACCCACGTGGAGCCGAGCCGCGCGCCGCTGACGGTCAACCACCAGGGGCAGTTCGCCGCCACCACCTTCTCCTTCAACCTGGCGCCCGGCGCGCTGATCGGCCCGGCCCGCGACGCGGTGATGGCGGCGCTGGAGCCGCTGCATCTGCCGATGGAAATCCAGGCCACCTTCGAAGGCAATGCCGGCGCGGTGCAGGACACCCAGAACGACATGCCCTGGCTGATCCTGCTGGCGCTGGTGGCGGTGTACATCGTCCTCGGCATCCTCTACGAAAGCTATGTGCACCCGCTGACCATCCTGTCCACGCTGCCCTCTGCCGGCGTCGGCGCGATGCTCACGCTCATGCTGTTCCGCACCGAGCTGTCGCTGATCGCGCTGATCGGCGTGATCCTGCTGATCGGCATCGTGAAGAAGAACGCGATCATGATGATCGACTTCGCCCTCGACGCCGAGCGAACCCTCGGCCTGTCGCCGCGCGACGCGATCCTCGAAGCCTGCATGAAGCGCTTCCGGCCGATCATGATGACCACCCTGGCTGCGATCCTCGGCGCGTTGCCGCTGATCTTCGGCATTGGCGGCGATGCCGCGCTGCGCCGCCCGCTGGGCATGACCATCGTTGGCGGCCTGATCGGCAGCCAGTTGCTGACCCTGTATACCACCCCCGTTGTCTATCTCTACCTCGACCGCCTGCGCCACTGGGTCAACCAGAAGCGAGGCGTGCGCACCGATGGCGCCCTGGAGACACCCGTATGA
- the selD gene encoding selenide, water dikinase SelD, translating into MSEPIRLTQYSHGAGCGCKISPKVLEVILAGSGAQNLDPKLWVGNASRDDAAVYAIDEERGVVSTTDFFMPIVDDPFDFGRIAATNAISDIYAMGGDPLMAIAILGWPVNVLAPEVARDVIAGGRKVCDEAGIPLAGGHSIDAPEPIFGLAVTGMVEKRFMKRNDTATEGCKLYLTKPLGIGILTTAEKKSRLRAEDVGVARDWMCTLNKPGARFGKLAGVRAMTDVTGFGLLGHLVEMADGSGLTARVRYDAVPRLASVEYYLEAGCVPGGTLRNFDSYGERIAPLPELHKLLLCDPQTSGGLLVAVEPAGEAQFLATAKELGLDLAPIGELVGRQSHAVEVA; encoded by the coding sequence ATGAGCGAACCGATCCGCCTGACCCAGTACAGCCACGGTGCTGGCTGTGGCTGCAAGATTTCCCCAAAGGTGCTGGAGGTGATCCTCGCCGGCAGCGGCGCGCAGAACCTCGATCCGAAGCTCTGGGTTGGCAACGCCTCGCGCGATGACGCCGCTGTCTATGCCATCGATGAGGAGCGCGGCGTGGTTTCGACCACCGACTTCTTCATGCCTATCGTCGATGATCCCTTCGATTTCGGCCGCATTGCCGCCACCAACGCCATCAGCGACATCTACGCGATGGGCGGTGACCCGCTGATGGCCATCGCCATTCTCGGCTGGCCGGTGAACGTGCTGGCGCCGGAAGTCGCCCGCGATGTGATCGCCGGTGGCCGCAAGGTCTGCGACGAGGCAGGCATCCCGCTGGCCGGCGGCCATTCCATCGACGCGCCAGAGCCGATCTTCGGTCTGGCCGTCACCGGCATGGTCGAGAAGCGCTTCATGAAGCGCAACGACACCGCCACCGAAGGCTGCAAGCTGTACCTGACCAAGCCGCTGGGCATCGGCATCCTCACCACCGCCGAGAAAAAGTCCAGGCTGCGTGCCGAGGACGTTGGCGTCGCCCGCGACTGGATGTGCACCCTGAACAAGCCCGGTGCGCGTTTCGGCAAACTGGCCGGAGTGCGCGCGATGACCGACGTGACCGGCTTCGGCCTGCTTGGCCATCTGGTCGAAATGGCCGATGGCAGCGGCCTGACCGCCCGCGTCCGGTACGACGCCGTGCCGCGCCTCGCCAGCGTCGAGTACTACCTGGAAGCCGGCTGCGTGCCTGGCGGCACCCTGCGCAATTTCGACAGTTACGGCGAGCGTATCGCGCCGCTGCCGGAGCTGCACAAGCTGCTGCTGTGCGATCCGCAGACCAGCGGCGGCCTGCTGGTGGCGGTGGAGCCGGCGGGTGAGGCGCAGTTCCTCGCCACCGCCAAGGAGCTTGGCCTGGACCTCGCGCCTATCGGCGAGCTGGTCGGTCGACAGAGTCACGCGGTCGAGGTGGCCTGA
- a CDS encoding MdtB/MuxB family multidrug efflux RND transporter permease subunit, whose translation MNPSRLFILRPVATTLLMVAILLSGIIAYRFLPISALPEVDYPTIQVVTLYPGASPDIMTSSVTAPLENQLGQIPGLNEMSSTSSGGASVITLQFSLQVNLDVAEQEVQAAINTAQSLLPKDLPNQPVYSKVNPADAPILTLAVMSPDMPLPQIQDLVDTRLAQKISQISGVGLVSISGGQRPAVRIRANPAALAAAGLSLEDLQTTVTNNNLNGPKGSFDGPTRSSTLDANDQLKSADAYRDLIIAYKNGSPLRVRDVASVEDDAENVRLAAWANNSPAVVLNIQRQPGANVIEVVDSIKKMLPQLQATLPGSLEVTVLTDRTTTIRASVADVQFELFLAVCLVVMVTFLFLRNLSATLIPSFAVPLSLIGTFGVMYLAGFSINNLTLMALTIATGFVVDDAIVMVENIARYLEQGDSPLDAALKGSKQIGFTIISLTFSLIAVLIPLLFMGDVAGRLFREFAITLAVAILISGFVSLTLTPMLSAKLLRHVEPEKEGRFARAAGRFIEQMIERYAAALRVVLRHQPLTLLVAIATLAFTALLYIVMPKGFFPVQDTGVIQGIAEAPQSISFQAMASRQQELAKVVLQDPAVESLSSFIGVDGTNATLNTGRLLINLKPHADRDLTATEVIQRLQPELDKVAGIRLYLQPVQDLTIEDRIARTQYQFTLQDADPEVLSEWVPKLVDRLEQLPELADVASDWQDKGLQAYIDIDRDTASRLGVSLSSIDSVLYNAFGQRLISTIFTQATQYRVVLEVAPEFQIGPQSLENLYVPSSDGTQVRLSSLARVEERHTLLAINHIAQFPAATISFNLAKGVALGEAVQAIRDVEAQMEMPVSLQGSFRGAAQAFESSLSNTLLLVLASIITMYIVLGILYESFIHPVTILSTLPSAGVGALLALMLAGQDIGIVAIIGIILLIGIVKKNAIMMIDFALDAERNEGKPPHEAIYQACLLRFRPILMTTMAALLGALPLMLAGGAGAELRRPLGVTMVGGLLLSQLLTLFTTPVIYLYFDRLAARWAAWRGRHGLDVNSIDPAERG comes from the coding sequence ATGAACCCGTCACGCCTGTTCATCCTGCGGCCGGTCGCCACCACGCTGTTGATGGTGGCGATCCTGTTGTCGGGGATCATCGCCTACCGCTTCCTGCCGATTTCAGCGTTGCCGGAGGTGGACTACCCGACCATCCAGGTGGTGACCCTGTATCCCGGCGCGAGCCCGGACATCATGACGTCCTCGGTCACCGCACCGCTGGAGAACCAGCTTGGGCAGATTCCCGGCCTCAACGAGATGTCTTCCACCAGCTCCGGCGGGGCTTCGGTGATCACACTGCAGTTCAGCCTGCAGGTGAACCTCGACGTCGCCGAGCAGGAAGTGCAGGCGGCGATCAACACCGCTCAGAGCCTGTTGCCCAAGGACCTGCCGAACCAGCCGGTGTACAGCAAGGTGAACCCTGCCGACGCACCGATCCTGACGCTGGCGGTGATGTCGCCGGACATGCCGCTGCCGCAGATCCAGGACCTCGTCGACACGCGCCTCGCGCAGAAGATTTCGCAGATTTCCGGCGTCGGCCTGGTCAGCATCAGCGGCGGCCAGCGCCCGGCGGTGCGCATTCGCGCCAACCCGGCCGCACTGGCCGCGGCGGGGCTGAGCCTGGAAGACCTGCAAACCACGGTCACCAACAACAACCTCAACGGGCCCAAGGGCAGCTTCGACGGGCCTACGCGTTCGTCCACGCTGGATGCCAACGACCAGTTGAAGTCGGCCGACGCCTATCGTGACCTGATCATCGCCTACAAGAACGGCTCGCCGCTGCGCGTGCGCGATGTCGCCAGCGTCGAGGACGATGCGGAGAACGTGCGCCTGGCTGCCTGGGCCAACAATTCGCCGGCAGTGGTGCTGAACATTCAGCGCCAGCCGGGCGCCAACGTCATCGAGGTGGTCGACAGCATCAAGAAGATGCTGCCGCAGTTGCAGGCGACCCTGCCGGGCAGCCTCGAAGTGACGGTGCTCACCGACCGCACCACGACGATCCGCGCCTCGGTCGCCGACGTGCAGTTCGAGCTGTTCCTCGCCGTCTGCCTGGTGGTGATGGTGACCTTCCTGTTCCTGCGCAACCTCTCCGCCACCCTGATCCCCAGCTTCGCCGTGCCGCTGTCGCTGATCGGCACCTTCGGCGTGATGTATCTGGCCGGCTTCTCGATCAACAACCTGACGCTGATGGCGCTGACCATCGCCACCGGCTTCGTGGTGGACGATGCCATCGTCATGGTGGAGAACATCGCCCGCTACCTGGAACAGGGCGACTCGCCGCTGGACGCCGCGCTCAAGGGGTCGAAACAGATCGGCTTCACCATCATCTCGCTGACCTTCTCGCTGATCGCGGTGCTCATTCCGCTGCTGTTCATGGGCGACGTCGCCGGGCGGCTGTTCCGCGAATTCGCCATTACCCTGGCAGTGGCGATCCTGATTTCCGGCTTCGTTTCCCTGACCCTGACGCCAATGCTCAGCGCCAAGCTGCTGCGCCATGTCGAGCCGGAGAAGGAGGGCCGCTTCGCCCGCGCCGCCGGCCGTTTCATCGAGCAGATGATCGAGCGCTATGCCGCCGCCCTGCGCGTGGTCCTGCGCCATCAGCCGCTGACCCTGCTGGTGGCCATCGCCACCCTGGCGTTCACCGCGCTGCTGTACATCGTCATGCCCAAGGGCTTCTTCCCGGTACAGGATACCGGGGTGATCCAGGGCATCGCCGAAGCGCCGCAGTCGATTTCCTTCCAGGCGATGGCCAGCCGTCAGCAGGAGCTGGCCAAGGTAGTGCTGCAGGATCCGGCGGTGGAGAGCCTGTCGTCGTTCATCGGCGTCGACGGCACCAACGCCACCCTCAACACCGGGCGGCTGCTGATCAACCTCAAGCCCCACGCCGACCGTGACCTGACGGCCACCGAGGTGATCCAGCGCCTGCAACCGGAACTGGACAAGGTCGCCGGCATCCGCCTGTACCTGCAGCCGGTGCAGGACCTGACCATCGAAGACCGTATCGCACGTACCCAGTACCAGTTCACCTTGCAGGACGCCGATCCCGAGGTGCTGTCGGAATGGGTGCCGAAACTGGTGGACCGCCTGGAGCAACTGCCGGAGCTGGCGGACGTGGCCAGCGACTGGCAGGACAAGGGCCTGCAGGCCTACATCGACATCGACCGCGACACCGCTTCGCGCCTGGGCGTGAGCCTGTCGAGCATCGACAGCGTGCTGTACAACGCGTTCGGCCAGCGGCTGATCTCAACCATCTTCACCCAGGCCACCCAGTACCGCGTGGTGCTGGAGGTTGCGCCGGAGTTCCAGATCGGCCCGCAATCGCTGGAGAACCTCTACGTGCCGTCCAGCGACGGTACCCAGGTGCGCCTGTCGAGCCTTGCCAGGGTGGAGGAGCGCCACACGCTGCTGGCGATCAACCACATCGCCCAGTTCCCGGCGGCGACCATCTCCTTCAACCTCGCCAAGGGCGTGGCCCTGGGCGAGGCGGTGCAGGCGATCCGCGACGTCGAGGCGCAGATGGAGATGCCGGTGAGCCTGCAGGGCAGCTTCCGCGGCGCGGCCCAGGCCTTCGAGTCGTCGCTGTCGAACACGCTGTTGCTGGTGCTGGCATCCATCATCACCATGTACATCGTGCTGGGCATCCTCTACGAAAGCTTCATTCACCCGGTGACCATCCTTTCCACGCTGCCCTCGGCGGGTGTGGGGGCGTTGCTGGCGCTGATGCTGGCGGGCCAGGACATCGGCATCGTGGCGATCATCGGCATCATCCTGCTGATCGGCATCGTGAAGAAGAACGCGATCATGATGATCGACTTCGCCCTCGACGCCGAACGCAACGAAGGCAAGCCGCCGCACGAAGCCATCTACCAGGCGTGCCTGCTGCGCTTCCGGCCTATCCTGATGACCACGATGGCGGCGCTGCTTGGCGCGCTGCCGCTGATGCTCGCCGGTGGAGCCGGCGCCGAACTGCGCCGGCCGCTGGGCGTCACGATGGTCGGCGGCCTGCTGCTGAGCCAGTTGCTGACGCTGTTCACCACGCCGGTGATCTACCTGTACTTCGACCGCCTCGCCGCACGCTGGGCGGCCTGGCGTGGCCGTCATGGGCTTGATGTGAACAGCATCGATCCGGCGGAGCGCGGGTGA
- a CDS encoding thermonuclease family protein, producing MRFILPILLFSLPAAALAHEQCTVRAIENGEQLVCLGEDGTSRTVRLRGIEAPGEPFDQRASEALRQLALGKLASLHAPQKEADGTTRAAIWVEPADCPGCGQTLDVGRALLSVGLARWRQADRQGAEERGQYKFEEQQAQARHIGLWRTP from the coding sequence ATGCGATTCATCCTGCCCATCCTGTTGTTCTCCCTTCCCGCTGCCGCGCTGGCCCACGAGCAGTGCACGGTGCGCGCCATAGAAAATGGCGAGCAGCTCGTCTGCCTGGGCGAGGACGGCACATCCCGGACCGTTCGCCTGCGCGGCATCGAGGCGCCCGGCGAGCCGTTCGACCAGCGCGCCAGCGAAGCTCTGCGCCAGCTCGCGCTCGGCAAGCTCGCCAGCCTGCACGCGCCACAGAAGGAAGCCGACGGCACGACTCGCGCCGCCATCTGGGTGGAGCCAGCGGACTGCCCCGGCTGCGGCCAGACACTGGACGTCGGCCGCGCGCTGCTGAGTGTCGGCCTGGCCCGCTGGCGGCAAGCCGACCGGCAGGGCGCCGAGGAACGGGGCCAGTACAAGTTCGAAGAACAGCAAGCGCAGGCGCGCCACATCGGGCTGTGGCGCACCCCCTAG
- the mnmH gene encoding tRNA 2-selenouridine(34) synthase MnmH, whose product MRDNTRHYRELFLGDVKMMDVRAPVEFGKGAFPHTVNLPLMNDAERQKVGTCYKQNGQQAAIALGHELVCGKLKAARIEAWANFARANPDGYLYCFRGGLRSQITQQWLKTEAGIDYPRVVGGYKAMRGFLYDTTRAAVEECQFVLVGGLTGTGKTEVIARLSNSLDLEGHANHRGSAFGRRATPQPAQIDFENRLAIDILKKRHVGMEQFVLEDEGRIVGSCSVPLELYQGMQQYPLVWLDDSFEQRVERILKDYVVDLCADHLQVVGEEGGFDAFATYLRKSLSGIVKRLGGERYQRLAAIMDAALEEQRRSGAVDLHRGWIEGLLGEYYDPMYAFQRQSKDSRIEFRGTQDEVVEYLRARAQR is encoded by the coding sequence ATGCGCGACAACACCCGCCACTACCGCGAACTGTTCCTCGGCGATGTGAAGATGATGGACGTGCGCGCCCCGGTCGAATTCGGCAAGGGCGCATTCCCGCATACCGTGAACCTGCCGCTGATGAACGATGCCGAGCGGCAGAAGGTCGGCACCTGCTACAAGCAGAATGGCCAGCAGGCGGCCATCGCGCTGGGCCACGAACTGGTCTGCGGCAAGCTCAAGGCGGCGCGTATCGAGGCCTGGGCGAACTTCGCCAGGGCCAACCCGGACGGCTATCTGTACTGCTTCCGTGGCGGCCTGCGTTCGCAGATCACCCAGCAATGGCTGAAGACCGAGGCGGGCATCGACTACCCGCGTGTAGTCGGCGGCTACAAGGCGATGCGCGGCTTCCTGTACGACACCACCCGCGCCGCCGTCGAGGAGTGCCAGTTCGTGCTGGTGGGTGGCCTGACCGGCACCGGCAAGACCGAGGTGATCGCCCGGCTGTCCAACAGTCTCGACCTGGAGGGGCACGCCAACCACCGTGGCTCGGCGTTCGGCCGGCGCGCCACGCCGCAGCCGGCGCAGATCGATTTCGAGAACCGCCTGGCCATCGACATTCTGAAGAAGCGCCACGTCGGCATGGAGCAGTTCGTGCTGGAAGACGAGGGGCGCATCGTCGGCAGTTGCTCGGTGCCGCTGGAGCTGTACCAGGGCATGCAGCAGTACCCGCTGGTGTGGCTGGACGACAGCTTCGAGCAGCGCGTGGAGCGTATCCTCAAGGACTATGTGGTGGACCTGTGCGCCGACCATCTCCAGGTGGTGGGTGAGGAGGGTGGTTTCGACGCATTTGCCACCTACCTGCGCAAGAGTCTGTCGGGCATCGTCAAGCGCCTGGGTGGCGAGCGCTACCAGCGGCTGGCGGCGATCATGGACGCGGCGCTGGAGGAGCAGCGACGCAGCGGCGCGGTGGACCTGCACCGTGGCTGGATCGAGGGCCTGCTGGGCGAGTACTACGACCCGATGTACGCCTTCCAGCGCCAGAGCAAGGATTCGCGCATCGAGTTCCGCGGCACCCAGGACGAAGTGGTCGAGTACCTTCGCGCTCGCGCGCAGCGCTGA
- the tpx gene encoding thiol peroxidase codes for MAQVTLKGNPVSVNGKLPQKGEQAPALSLVAGNLSDVTLETYAGKRKVLNIFPSVDTPTCATSVRKFNAEASKLANTVVLCISADLPFAQARFCGAEGLENVVNLSTLRGREFLDNYGVAIADGPLAGLAARAVVVLDEQNKVLHSELVGEIADEPNYAAAIAALS; via the coding sequence ATGGCTCAAGTAACCCTCAAAGGCAATCCGGTTTCCGTCAATGGCAAGCTGCCGCAGAAGGGCGAGCAGGCTCCGGCACTGTCCCTGGTCGCCGGCAACCTGTCCGACGTCACCCTGGAAACCTACGCTGGCAAGCGCAAGGTGCTGAACATCTTCCCCAGCGTCGACACCCCGACCTGCGCCACTTCCGTGCGCAAGTTCAACGCCGAGGCGAGCAAGCTGGCCAACACCGTCGTGCTGTGCATCTCTGCCGACCTGCCGTTCGCCCAGGCTCGCTTCTGCGGCGCCGAAGGCCTGGAAAACGTGGTGAACCTGTCCACCCTGCGTGGCCGCGAGTTCCTCGATAACTACGGCGTCGCCATCGCCGATGGCCCCCTGGCCGGCCTGGCCGCCCGTGCTGTGGTGGTGCTGGATGAGCAGAACAAGGTGCTGCACAGCGAACTGGTTGGCGAGATCGCCGACGAGCCGAACTACGCTGCCGCCATCGCCGCCCTGAGCTGA